In Zhaonella formicivorans, one DNA window encodes the following:
- a CDS encoding ATP-binding protein: MKELTKIKLLNWHYFTNETVDIKGSVLFTGDNGSGKSTILDAIQYVLVANLNRIRFNVSAHEETRRNLLGYLRCKTGSDTETGVRYLRQGDVTSVVALEFYDTVKKKYFIVGVAADTRENDSQVDSRFFKIEDARIEDKLFTEGRKVYSARTLKARWANLKADVYPTVESYQKALTHKLGMLSDRFFTLFVKAISFKPIVDLRKFVYDYVLDEKKINIEAMQENFRRYREYAELARVTRAKLEYLEKIFSLGGQLKNEREKILVQEYIIRRGYYEETRRELESIRKARRDTELALDLTEKRIQDLHKAIEEGENLVTELQINLSRNEEYVAYQSLEQNLREQEAKFAEVSRHVGMLRRMSQVENEALSQVQELFGSLLNEDDRLALEEGRSFFQQMAQGLVPEDEGKVLSSLIRTQEVQKSLENRMRQELYTLEAKLKELGQEEEQIQTELKHLREKKLVFRKEVTALKELLLRKLGPKGCNPQVLCELLEIPNEKWQDAVEGYLNTQRFDLIVEPEHFDGALKLYERYKREKQIHGVGLVNTQRMLAYLNARERGSLAEEVTASNPYAQGYVNLLLGRVMKCEREEDLKKYKRAITPTCMTYGNHTARQIDFKVYETPFIGRRAFARQIELREKRLEELTEEKQQLELAKDTFFRGIKLVSGKEEGYFQVKQHLGAFRQKAELAEKIAQTRQSLENFDLSGIETLQAQLQQAKDELIKLKGQHAKFIREAGQLENNLKNYHQNEDAISQQMAYREQELDSFVQENPDAAARGLARYPNELKHRSPGQLARDFEANRKTLETKYNNLKNELVKELAGYNNAYHFGGSLDPDNLADFEAERQKLLESELPEYEERINLAKNNAEREFKESFIYKLKENIDLAKAEFAKLNQALAGVQFGQDKYHFQVMPSTEYKKFYDMVMDTEQLDAGGSLFEGSFHAKHQEAMDELFDRILHQDAEQIKSSLELFTDYRTFLDYDIKIHHANGETSTYSKVCREKSGGETQTPYYVAIVASFMQLYRVRNSNDSIRLMMFDEAFNRMDGERIEACLKFIRQCGMQVIVAAPSDKCEVIAPHVSTTVVVMREGHDTWLTDYRQMQLLEETWQDEQKEKLSAAR; this comes from the coding sequence ATGAAGGAATTGACCAAAATCAAACTCCTTAACTGGCATTACTTCACTAATGAAACAGTAGACATCAAGGGCTCGGTCTTGTTCACCGGCGACAATGGCTCAGGCAAATCTACCATTCTAGATGCCATTCAATACGTATTGGTAGCCAATTTGAACCGCATTCGCTTCAACGTTTCCGCCCATGAAGAAACCCGACGCAACCTCCTTGGGTATTTGCGCTGTAAAACGGGGAGCGATACGGAAACAGGGGTGCGCTACCTGCGGCAAGGGGATGTCACTTCCGTAGTAGCCCTGGAGTTTTATGACACTGTGAAGAAAAAATACTTTATTGTGGGTGTTGCAGCAGATACCAGGGAAAATGATTCCCAGGTGGACAGCAGGTTCTTTAAAATTGAAGATGCCAGAATTGAGGACAAGCTGTTTACCGAAGGAAGAAAAGTCTACAGTGCCCGAACTTTGAAAGCACGTTGGGCTAACCTCAAAGCCGATGTTTATCCAACGGTGGAAAGTTATCAGAAAGCATTAACCCACAAGTTAGGGATGCTGAGCGACCGCTTTTTTACATTGTTTGTCAAAGCTATTTCCTTCAAGCCCATCGTTGACCTGCGCAAGTTTGTCTATGATTATGTCTTGGATGAAAAGAAAATCAACATCGAGGCTATGCAGGAGAATTTCCGTCGCTACCGGGAATACGCGGAGCTGGCCCGGGTTACCAGGGCCAAGCTGGAATACCTGGAAAAAATATTTAGCCTGGGTGGGCAATTGAAAAACGAGCGGGAAAAAATTCTGGTGCAGGAATACATTATCCGGCGCGGGTATTATGAGGAGACCAGGCGGGAGTTGGAAAGCATCCGGAAGGCTCGCCGGGATACGGAACTTGCTTTGGACCTTACTGAAAAGCGCATTCAAGATTTGCATAAGGCTATCGAAGAAGGGGAAAATCTCGTTACTGAATTGCAGATTAATTTAAGCAGAAACGAGGAGTATGTGGCTTACCAAAGCCTGGAGCAAAACCTGCGGGAGCAGGAAGCAAAGTTTGCGGAAGTCAGCAGGCATGTGGGCATGCTGCGCCGCATGAGCCAGGTGGAAAACGAGGCATTGAGCCAGGTGCAGGAGCTTTTCGGTTCTTTACTGAATGAAGATGATCGTCTGGCCCTGGAGGAAGGGCGCAGCTTTTTCCAGCAAATGGCCCAAGGCTTGGTTCCCGAAGATGAAGGGAAAGTTTTGAGCAGTTTAATCCGGACCCAGGAAGTGCAGAAGTCCTTGGAAAATAGAATGCGCCAGGAACTCTACACACTGGAAGCGAAGCTCAAAGAATTGGGCCAGGAAGAAGAGCAGATCCAAACTGAACTAAAGCACCTGCGGGAGAAAAAATTAGTCTTCCGCAAAGAGGTTACAGCATTAAAAGAGCTTTTGCTCCGGAAACTTGGCCCCAAGGGCTGCAATCCCCAGGTGCTGTGCGAACTTTTGGAAATCCCCAACGAAAAATGGCAGGATGCGGTGGAAGGGTATCTCAATACCCAGCGTTTTGATTTGATTGTAGAACCGGAGCATTTTGACGGAGCATTAAAACTTTATGAACGTTATAAAAGGGAAAAGCAGATCCATGGTGTGGGTCTCGTCAATACGCAGCGCATGTTAGCTTATTTAAATGCCAGGGAGCGGGGATCGCTGGCGGAAGAAGTAACTGCCTCCAATCCCTATGCCCAGGGGTATGTGAATTTGCTCTTGGGCAGGGTGATGAAGTGCGAGCGGGAGGAGGACTTGAAAAAATATAAGCGGGCCATTACTCCTACCTGTATGACCTATGGCAACCATACCGCCCGCCAGATAGATTTTAAAGTTTATGAAACTCCTTTCATCGGCCGGCGGGCCTTTGCCCGGCAGATTGAGCTCCGGGAAAAACGGCTGGAGGAACTGACTGAAGAAAAGCAGCAGTTGGAGCTTGCCAAAGATACTTTCTTTCGGGGAATCAAGCTGGTCAGCGGCAAGGAAGAAGGTTACTTCCAGGTTAAGCAGCACCTGGGCGCATTCCGGCAAAAGGCTGAGCTGGCAGAAAAAATTGCTCAAACCCGTCAGTCCCTGGAGAACTTTGATTTAAGCGGTATAGAGACCCTGCAGGCCCAACTGCAGCAGGCTAAAGATGAGTTGATTAAACTGAAAGGTCAGCATGCCAAATTCATCCGCGAAGCCGGACAGTTGGAAAATAATCTAAAAAATTATCACCAAAATGAAGATGCTATATCCCAGCAAATGGCCTACAGGGAGCAAGAATTGGACAGCTTTGTCCAGGAGAACCCTGATGCTGCGGCCAGGGGCCTGGCCCGTTACCCCAACGAGCTTAAACACAGGTCACCTGGTCAACTGGCCCGGGATTTCGAAGCCAACCGCAAAACACTGGAAACGAAATATAACAATCTGAAAAACGAACTGGTTAAAGAACTGGCAGGTTACAACAATGCCTATCATTTTGGGGGCTCCTTAGACCCGGACAACCTGGCTGATTTTGAAGCCGAAAGGCAGAAGCTGCTCGAGAGCGAGCTGCCTGAATACGAGGAAAGGATTAACCTGGCTAAAAACAATGCCGAACGGGAATTTAAGGAGAGCTTTATTTACAAACTGAAAGAGAATATCGACTTGGCCAAAGCTGAATTTGCTAAATTAAACCAGGCTTTGGCGGGGGTGCAGTTCGGGCAGGATAAGTATCATTTTCAGGTTATGCCCTCAACGGAATACAAGAAGTTTTACGATATGGTAATGGATACTGAGCAGTTGGATGCCGGCGGCTCTCTTTTTGAAGGGTCCTTTCATGCCAAACACCAGGAGGCCATGGACGAGCTCTTTGACCGGATTTTGCACCAGGATGCGGAGCAAATCAAAAGCAGCCTGGAATTATTCACCGACTACCGTACTTTCTTGGATTATGACATTAAGATTCACCACGCTAACGGGGAGACTTCCACCTATTCCAAAGTTTGCCGGGAAAAGTCCGGGGGAGAAACCCAAACACCTTATTACGTAGCCATTGTGGCCTCGTTTATGCAGCTGTACCGGGTGCGGAACAGCAATGACAGTATCAGGTTGATGATGTTTGACGAGGCGTTTAACCGCATGGATGGGGAGAGGATTGAAGCCTGCTTGAAATTTATCAGGCAGTGCGGGATGCAGGTGATTGTGGCTGCTCCCTCGGATAAGTGCGAGGTCATAGCGCCCCATGTTTCCACCACGGTGGTAGTCATGCGGGAAGGTCACGACACTTGGCTGACTGACTACAGGCAAATGCAGCTGCTGGAAGAGACCTGGCAGGATGAACAAAAGGAGAAGCTCTCAGCTGCGAGGTAA